AATAGACACATTCTACAGAACATGAAAGAGAATTAAATTAAAAGCCAATTTGGCAGCATCACTATAGCACTACAACTCCATTATAGTAATTGAATGAAACAACCCACTAGGCTGAGCAGGCATAATCTAAAGACTGAAATTCCTTGCCCCAAATTTGAGCTAGTCAACCATGCCTAACTTGGGCTAAGTTCAGCTCAAGCTAAACTTTCAGCCTAGCAGGAACTGCCCAGCTTAAAAGGCAATGTAGTTGACTACTgtttctttaaaatatatttcaaattaatagaGTTATGTATTCATATTCAAGCAATGAAAATAGCTCTGTGCCAAGGTTTCATACTCTCAAAATTTAAAGACCAAGATCCAAGCCTTCCTTTAGCCCATTTAAGGAATATAGACTGGGTGATGGTTTAAGTTTTATAAAGGGGCTACAGTGAAGGGGAAGTTTTATTGTGTTATTAAAACTTGCTAGAATGAGTGCACCTGACATTTTATGTGGCATCAAGTATTTATTCACGTCTGACCTCAAAGCAAGCTTGATCCAACTCAACCAGATCTGTATCCCACCTTTAATCCCAACTCCTAGTCTCTATGAATGATGGGATTATCGCATGCAATTCCACTGGTTCAAACATTGCCAGACGGAAATTGAGATATGTCCAACATATCTGCTTGAATGTATTAGTGAGAAATTCAGTGGATtaaaagatacaaaatattgGAAAGAACCCAATGATTAGGTGAGTACCAATTGAAGAACCACAGGATTTGAGGGGTGAAAGGGGGATGTtgaaaaaggatttttttttaaaaaataaaataaaggggtGCAACatgaggacttcccaggaggtcacccatcctcgTACTACACTCAATGTTGAAAAAGGATTTCATGATTAAATAGAGCATAATCAAGTCAGACACAATAGAGATCATCACGTCAATTATCCTCCCCATTATCcacaatgaaaaaaatttcattgagGAACTTATTACCATGCAATATTCATCAATGTCCATGTAGAATATAACGTGCACTGGATCTGTAACTGTTACTGCAACTATCAGCAACATTCCCAGAACCAAGAATATCACATAAATATGTAGCTACCAACTCAACAAAGGAATAGTCATTAATGGTTGGGGAAGGTTCCACATAGTAAAGATTTAATAAAGGTCTTTATCTTCTTCAAAGATTTAATTTATCTCCCTGAATGAAGTTCTCtatacttaaaattttgggtttgtgcaTTCCTACACATGGACAAATCACATAAAAACAAGCCTTTTATAGTGAAAAATAGCAAGGCAACAATAAGTTTCAGGGAATTTTTAACGGAAAAGGATTGTAAAGTAACCAAAAGCCTCTACCCACATAGACAATATGGGAGCTCAACCTGATATCAAGAGATTCAAGACCTACGGTTATTTAACAAGAATATACTTGATGGATTGAACTTTTACCGGTAAATTATAGGAAAGGATGATATTGTTGCTTTCCAGACTGTAAAAAGTGGAACAACCAAGTCAATAGGGAAAGAGATTAAAGAAGACAACCAAAACAACAGATTATACAAATAAGGTCACACCTGAGAACTGATAGTTTCCCTAGTGAAGCAAAAAGTGCAAGGCTACCATTAGAAGGACAAATACGTAGGTCCCGAATAACTTTCATATAAGAAGGAAGTATGATATCTTGTTTTTCATGTGGAGGTATCAAGCTTATCTGCAAAATGATattcaaaagaacaaaattgcAAAATTAAGGAGCAGTTTCCATTAAGTCCAAAATATGCATACAATATTACTAAGACCACAATTTATGTCATGAAACTTTACTTTGGTAAGTACAGGTGTTGCATCTATCCCAGACACTCTTCGCACGATTAACAAAATTTGGCTAGAAGCATCCACATCGACTAAACGCGCTCCATCTACCTGGAATTCCTTCTAcagaaatttataatataagtTAATTTTATGTGGGCTACAAAAAATTACTCAAGGAAACAGTTGCTCAGTTCGAAGCACGGACGAAGATACTATCTCATGGAACAAATTTATGAACATTATTTACCACCTTGAACAACAGAATAAAACAACAACGGCACAACGCCCATAAGCTTCATGTTATCAGCATAGGTTAATTGGGCTACAAAAAATTACttgaggaaacatttgctcaATTCAAAGCAAAGAAGAAGATACTATCTCATGgaataaatttacaaatattaTTAACCACCctgaacaaaaaagaaaagaaaacaagaacacTCATAAGCTCCATGTTTTCAGCATCAGTTGCCTGTCCATCAAGTCGTTGATTTCAATAAGGGAACCATATCATGTGCTTGTCACGTGATAACGGGCAGAAGCACAATTACTTACCATGCTGTAACTTGCAATTCCAAACCTCGCAGTCTACTTGTGTGAAATCTTTCCTGTGCTTGAATTTGGTTCATGTATATTTGGGTTTGGTTGTAATTCGATATTGATTTATGTTCTTGGGTTGGATATATTGTGCATTACTGATTCTAAGTTGCTCAGAGAGAATCATTTGGTAAGGATTAAGGAAATagacaacaatttttttatgtgataacTGACAAGCGCGTGATATATTTCCTCATTTCAATTAATGGCAACTTTGCATGTAGTTTATTAATGCTGAAAGAAGTTGAAGGGattatttattttcgaatttcaTAGATGACTGAAAATACTGAATATCACAAACTTAAATAGAAAAGTCTGAACATCACTAACTAGCCATGTAATCATCGGATTTTCTCCATATGATcataaaaagagaataaaaaaaattaaaaccttggAGATAacataaattcttttttttttcctcacacaTTGGGATATAATGGTTGTGCTTCAAAAGTAAGTTTCAGTCCTTATggcatgtgagagagagagatagagatgcCAAAGAAAGattccaaaacaaataaaacatagAAAGATAAAGGAGATGTtatataaagaataagaaaaataaaaagtctatTACCTAGCAAGAtgtactttttttaatgaaatatctATTACCtatgattataaaaataaaattaaaaaaagaaaaaagaaaaaaaaagtctacaACCTGGTTAAATGTAAAACTCCAtgtatgttgaataaaatacatttttagaCATCCTGCATAGTTGAGGTTTCATCttttctttaacaaaatttcTTATTGGTTATTATTTATAGTCTAATAACTCTGGTGCATGTTGAGAGAGGATAGGAAACATAGCATAACAGAAAGCAAGAAATGGCACACCTGTAATATGAAACTGCAAGAAGATCCTTGCCCGCAAAAAGTTGAGCCAAAGTTGTTGCCTACAAGATATATTCAACATACAGATGTGTTTACAAGATTCGGTGGGTACAAAGAGATTTGATACTTGACAGTAGGGGAAAGGATATCTAAAACAATGAGAACATAGCTCCAATGCAGACATCAATGATGAATGACCTAACCATAAAATTACATTGGAGAGTGTTTATCTATTTATTCAACACACATGTGTACAACAATACATTATAAATACATAACATGTACAAATCTGTATATATAACATTACAACATGTACAAATCTGTATATATAACATTACAATTGAATTTCACAAGGCATATATCTTACATTCTAAAAGATGCTTACCAAATACAGGACTTCCTTGATAGTGCCCACCAGCATTTGCTAATCTAGAGGCATTTGCTAATCTAGATTCTCTGCTCTGCACATCTCCTAATAAATGCTCCAAATCAGTTGTCCTCTGCAAAGCAGAGTTTGAAACCAAAAGAGATAAAGACACACAGACAGTCACAAAAGGTAAACTCTATACTACCTAAATACTTTAGTAAGCTCTTTGCAACTCAATTGATGGAAATACTAACAAAGAGCAGATTCAGTTTGCAACCTCAGTCCTTTTCATTTGAATACTTAACATACACCCAATAATCCCTAATATTATGAAATAATGCACACAAATCCTggataaataaacaaatacatagAGCAGACAACCACAAAGCTCACCAGAACACAAGTCTAAAATGCATATTGGTAAAGGTggtcaaaacaaaatcaaaggtATGACATAACTACttccttttttatctttttggtaAGCAAATAATCAGTTTATTAGAAAGAGGAGAACGCTCAAGTACACTAGAGAGGCTCCTAAAGAATTACATTCTTAagtttaaaaaatcaataaattctTCAGAAGCAGTGAAACGAACACTGCCTAAGGCAAACATCAAATCATACAAAGTTCTAATGAATGACCGCTTCCTAAGgcaatgataataataattgttttaaacaaaactacaGATGTATGAAAAGAGATGGAGAACTTGAGCAATGGCAACATTGTGATCAGAATGACACCAAGAAATGTAGTGAAAGCACATAAAACATGACTGCTGATATTTTCCACACAAGAAGCACCAAAGCATATCGATCTATTCCGATACACAATTTGCTGTACAATGAATACAATAAGGGTCGTACCTAGTGTATAAAGCTCCCACTCATGCAAGGTCTAAGAAAGGTCATGGTGGGCAGCCTTAACCCCAATTTATCGGAGAGGCTGATTTCCGGACTCAAGCCCGTGAGCTATCACTTTTGGTGGAAGGCACTTGCCACCACTCCAAGGCTCAACCTCTATTGTACAATGTATACAATAAAAAAGTAGACATATAAAATCAAGCATACCTTTGTCAACTGGCTTACTTTCCGACGCAAGTCATCTTCTCTTTTCTTCCATTCAGATTCCTTCTTACACCAATTAGCATCCTAGACATAATAAAGCACAAAAATAAATACTTGCTCCATAAACCAACCAAAGACCACTAGAAACTAGATCCTTACACTGCTATGCCTTTTATAGGGGATGTTTTAGCAAACCATATCAAACTAAAAATTCCTACCTTCTTCTCAAGAGATGCACATTTAGCCTCAAGTGACCGAATCCTCTGCAAACAAAAACAGCCCATGGATTCAGATTAAGAATATTGTAAGTTTCTCCTGATATAATAACAACCCCACTAGATTTCACGTGACCTTTTGTGATTCTTCATCAACTGCAACAACCCGTGATGCAAAAAGCTTCCTTACATCCTTCAGTGTGCATGCCCTATTGCATTGAGGACactacaaatacaaaaaattatcaaaaataaaaaataacaacaaatacaaatataaatataaaaaaaaagaaaagaaaaggaagaagctTCTTTCTATTTAATTCATGTAAATGGTGTCATGATTAATTGATTATATAACAGACAATACCTTTCCAGCATTTCTACGTTGTTGTAGCCATCTTTTGATGCATGACATACCATATATGTGCCCACAAGGAAGACAACTGCAGTCCTCAAACAACACAATTATACTATGATTAAACAATCattttattgataagtaaaagttTATTAATGAAACTCATAGAGGTAACCGTGTACACAGAGTAAATCGACATTAAGCATGAAATGAACAACTatcaaacatattatcaaaagaaaagagaggggaAGCATTCATCCACTCAAATAAAGATTGAGTAGAAAAAGCTTAAGATCATTCACTGATTTCTCCTGTCCCTCAAAGGTCCTTGCATTCCTCTCACACCAAATACACCAGAGGCAATGTGGGATCGCATTCCAAATCATATTATTGCCTGTTCTACCAAACTTTCCTTTCCAACTAGGAAGAAGTTACTCCACACCTTTTAGCATGATCCACATGACCCCAAACAGGGCGATGACCAATTAACCAAACTCCACAATTCATGAGCAAAAGGGGATTGAAGAAGCAAATAATTTACAGTTACACCAGTTGACTTGCACATAAAACACCAGTCAATAACAAGCACCTGCCTATTTTGAGGTTATCAATAGCCAGAAATTTTCCCATAGCCGTTGTCCAGAGAAAAAAGGCAACCTTCCTGGGCACTCTGGCTTCCACAAActtttccaagggaaagaaGATGGAGGTGAGGGTTGTAAAAGTCTATAATAAGATTTTACTTCAAATATGCTCCTTGAAGGAGAGAGTCCAGCATATTGTACCCATGCCACTCCAATTTACCATACTAGAATATATGAGATCCATAAAGATTACCACGGATTCCAACTGCCATTCTTGGACTGTTCAAATAAAACTAATATCCAAGCGGTGCATCTCTCCGGCTAAAACCAAGTGATCTGCCACTGAAGCCTCTGTGTCACGTGCTATCCGAAATAATTGTCACGTACTATCCAAAATAATACAGGAAACCTCTCCCTCAATGGCTGCCCCCCACACCAGGAATCATGCCAAAACTTTATCCAAGTTCCATCCTCCCATCTTAAAACTAATGAAGCCAACAAATTTATCCCATCCTGCCCTTATGTACTTCCAAATACTTACCCCATACATTCCTGTAACCCCCATCTGAACACCAATCCCCCAACATACTGCCAAATTTAGTACACACAACTCTCCACCATAATGCCTCACCCTTGAGAATATATCCAAAGCCATTTTCCCCAATAAGGCCTTATTGAAATCAACTAAGTCTTTGACACCCAGCCGCCACTTTAAGGCAGATCACACACACCTTCAATGTACCAAATGAAACTTAAATTCCTCTCCAATGTACTATGAATAAACAATAATCTGGCGATACTCAACAGTCAATACAATCACATCATCAGAAAATTCTTAtcaatttatcaaatttaaccaaaataaatGCCTCTATAAACTCCAATGAATCCAAAATTCAAGATTACACCAATTTACCACTAAATCAATAATGTCGGTTGTGCATTATACTAATAGCAACAAAATTGTGAGTAACTGAAAGGTTGGAACAAAATTAGAGTAAAACCCTAGAATTGAAGGTaatgaaaattcatcaaatataAGGCTCAAAGAAGAGTAAGAATTGGGAGGCGAGTACTAACCAGATATAATGGTTACCGTCGGTGGTCCAAGCTTCCATACAAATAGAGCAAAAGAGACCGTCGATTTCACTCCGATTCCACTCATTATCTTGCGAGCCTCCGACGCTTCCCAGTCCGTTCGACGAACAAGCTTCTCCTCCTCCTTCGATTCTCCTCCGCTTGCATTgctcatcttcttcctcttcctcctcctcttcttcttcttcttcttcttcttcttcatcataatcttcttcttcttcttcggtTTCGGAACCGGAATCGACTTGTAACGGGGCAAGTTGATCAACGTTTTGGAGATAGCGAGCGTAGTCTTCGTCGTGGTCCGCCATTAGAGTTTCTTcgtgtgtgtgagagtgagtgtgagtgagagagagaaagagggactGCGCAAAAATTTTGGTCGTTTTGATTGGGAGTATTGGCGAAGACGTTTTGGGAAAGATATGAACCCTAAATTGGGAGCGCGCTTTTACGTTGCTGAAGGAATTTGAACCACGGTATAAAAACGCTACTTGTATAGTTGCGCCTTCGTGAAGAAGCATTTGATAATGTCTATTacagcttttatttttattctttacaGTTTacttttagtaattttttacagccttttaaaatgaattatacTTAACAAATGGAGTTTAAAAATctgtatttagaaaaaaatatatataaaaaaataaaaaagtaattactaaaaaaatcactaaatatGTTTGGATACGGCTATGCAAATTCacacttagggtctgtttgaataccacttattactgaaaactgaaaatattgtaagaaaataatttttaaatatgttaatAGTGCCGTGAgattcatttttaatgaaagttttgttaaaaaataaagtttgtgGGTCTTGTAAACAGTGCACAGGACCTACTGACAAATGCTTGAaggagctaaaaaaaaaaaattcaatatctaAACATTCACttagtttatttttcttgttgattcTTCACATTGCAGTGATGGACTTAAAGTTTGAATAATCACTTTGACATATTGCACCTGCATCAGTCACCAGCTCCTCCATTAATTatatagggataattacagtaaacccacctgaggttaggTCTGTTTACACTAAGCCTACctgtggttcaaaacttatcactttgcccacctgaggtgccttccgttagggatctgttactcacctctccgtttgccgttagaaaaacacatttttaaagaaaaacaaacataacaaagatcaaaaagttaggactttttattgcttaagaacttgtttgagaacaaaacacaggaatagcacagatcaaatgctattcctgattaaaagtgatatcattaagcatttgtttttttattcttgttttttttatagatctctccaacttttattcaaaccaaaccaaaccaaaaaaaaaaaaaaaaaaaaaaaaaattccagaaaaCACAAGCCAAATCCCAGAAACAcacaagccaaattccagaaaatCATATCTggcgagatcgcgccggcgagattgcgccgtcgatcgcgatctcgatccggcgcgatctcgcgacggcGCAATCTCACCGGCGCGATCTCGCAaaggcgagatcgcgccggcgagatatgattttctggaatttggcttgtgTGTTTCTGGGATTTGGCTTGTGttttctggaattttttttttttttttttgggtttggtttggtttgaataaaagttggagagatctataaaaaaaaaaaaacaagaataaaaaaacaaatgctcaatgatatcacttttaatcaggaatagcatttgatctgtgctattcctgtgttttgttctcaaacaagttcttaagcaataaaaagtcctaactttttgatctttgttatgtttgtttatctttaaaaatgtgtttttctaacggcaaacggagaggtgggtaacagatccctaacggaaggcacctcaggtgggcaaagtgataagttttgaaccacagGTAGGCTTAGTGTAAACAGGcctaacctcaggtgggtttactgtaattatcatATACGTTGGAAATTTGTTGTTTGTCTAATCTCTCCTCAAATGAGTCAAATCAAACAGAACAGAATAGTAAAGTTCACAGTTTAGCCGAAATGAAATTGCTTAAATGATGAGTTTCACACTAATTTGCAAATCTACTAgtcatataataatttttcttttttgttttgtctctAGCTAGTAAATTGTTGTGGAGAGGTAATACTTTGGTGTGCTTGTGAGAGAGCTAGTTACTGCAGCATATGTGCTTGCCTAGTTCAAGAACTAATCATCTATGAAACAAGAAATAGATCAAGCAGTCATTTTGCTtgtgcagtttttttttttttttacacgttTACTGGTGCTATTCAGTATTCATGTGATCATTTATTTAGATAAACATATGCTAAGTCTTTGAAAGTAGTTGTTCGTGTAAAAAAGTAATAGTTGATTATACCATAATATGGTGCACTCTCACTCATACAATAACTCTTACTTGGTAAATGATGTTACTTCATCAATCTACACAAGAGATTAATTAAACGTTAAAGCTAGTTATATATTAAAGAGTTgtgtttttttagaaatatattatctCTTGAAAAACATATATATCTTTTCAAGAGATATAAAGGAGTCTATAAATACTAACACTCTTTACACATTGTTCCGAGCGTCAAGGATGATGAGTACCACCCTAACAAGATTACCATCCTCACTATATAGGATCCAACAGTTGCATCATAACGAGAGGCTTAAAAGTCTCTATCTTTGTGCTGTATGCAAAACTCACATCCAGGTATAATAATTTAACaagataatatttttaacaattttttagtaAATGTATCAACTAAAAACTGAAAGAGTACAATTGGAATGTGTGAGCATGAGACAGGATTTGAAGAGTTTAGGTCCCTCCAATTCCAATAGGAATTACCAAGATTCAGTCCAAATGGGTTTATTGTCACTTTCCAACTTCCAAAAAGGGTAAACTAGtacttctctttgtttttttgtttttttttttttcctacgaTATTATTGAGACAGAGACTCAGAAACACGTCGTGGAGCGCCACTTTTCTACACACACAGTCGGGTGCAAAGTTTCAAACACAACACAATTTCAAGGTAATAATCATGCATCCTCGTCTAACCCATATATAGTTAATTATTCTTTCAACCCAAAGCTACAAACAATGGCAAATAAAAATGGCGAAGACGAAAATTGTATAAATAGCCCAGGTGACGAATTTAAGGTAAGGAGGAAAAGGAATAGTAATGGCGATGAAAAATGCTGTTATGTTGTTATGGTGAAAAACCAATCATTACATCGGTCAGTCCATGTGGTGCTGGCCATGGTGGCGGTGCACAACCACCAAACGAGCTGCTTCAGCTGGGCCGACGCCGACGGTGTCGTCCCTAGCTGCCAGCTCTGGCAGTTCTGGGTCGACAGTATCACTGGAAGATGAAGCCTGTGGGTAAAATTTTGAGAGCAATTTTGTGAAAATCGGAAGAAAGGATTCCTTTCAGAATATTTGTCATATTGTGGCAGTTAGAAAGCAAAACTTAGGGCAGACTCTTGGCTTCACACGTGTCATTGTGTCATGAGGCATTTGTTAGTCTACCGTGTAAAGTGATCAATGCCACTCACGCGCAAGCCAAACCGTGAGGGACAAAGATCGGCTGAGTAAAATCAATACCGTACACTAGCCTTGCCGCACCCAAGTGTggtgagaaatttttttttttttttttttttttttgagtttatcttcaaaattttccagaaaaataaaaaaagaaagaaacgacTAAAACGCGTATATAACAATCAAAGTCATAcgagtaataaaataataattaaaaaaaaagcactaaaaataattttaaaaaagcaCTAAAAGAATACTTTGTAAAAAATTACAACTCCCTCCTATTAGGGTGGCGTTTGGATTCACGTCCTGCGTCTATATTTTTAGCAATTGTGTGTTTTatccttttaatatatttttttttaagatcagCGCCTATGTCATTATTCATTGTCCATAAACAATGATTTTAgtcttataaataataaaaaatagagtgaacagtaatttttcacacattaaaaaattattttgttatagtgttttcagttttcagtttcaacaaaaataagttgtatccaaatggaccctagaGATGAAGAAAGAGGTTTTATTTAAGACAAAACTTAAGAATAGTACCTTAAGTATTGTTTTTTAGATTCATTTTTTAAGATTCAAACATGTAGCTATTTAACTAGAAAATACACTTacatctcatgagaaaaaatccacatgacagaattttaagaggggaatctaaagaacaacacctaaatactgtacctaaatcttgctcttttatttatttatttttttaaaaagattaaactatggttttaaaaattagtatGGTCAAAGAATTGATTTGTGCcccaattttttgtttaatttggtttttattggttttgaGGAATTTTACCAGATCAAACTAGTGTCAAGTTCTCGATTGAACCGGTTGAACTGGCTagttcaatttgatttttaaaacagAGGAAGAGATACATTTATTTAGCTTTGATTTTAGTAATTTTCTTACTCAAGGAATAAAGAGATATGAAAGTACCTAATTTTAAGGGATATGGATAAGGGGTTAtgattgaattaaaataaattagctaaaataaacttaagagagagatagagtgaaaaaactactttttaaaatttatctgAAATTTAGGAGTGTTTAaattaataatctatatatataataataggtgaagcagagagaaaatccaattag
The sequence above is drawn from the Quercus robur chromosome 7, dhQueRobu3.1, whole genome shotgun sequence genome and encodes:
- the LOC126691909 gene encoding uncharacterized protein LOC126691909, with the translated sequence MADHDEDYARYLQNVDQLAPLQVDSGSETEEEEEDYDEEEEEEEEEEEEEEEEDEQCKRRRIEGGGEACSSNGLGSVGGSQDNEWNRSEIDGLFCSICMEAWTTDGNHYICCLPCGHIYGMSCIKRWLQQRRNAGKCPQCNRACTLKDVRKLFASRVVAVDEESQKRIRSLEAKCASLEKKDANWCKKESEWKKREDDLRRKVSQLTKRTTDLEHLLGDVQSRESRLANASRLANAGGHYQGSPVFGNNFGSTFCGQGSSCSFILQKEFQVDGARLVDVDASSQILLIVRRVSGIDATPVLTKISLIPPHEKQDIILPSYMKVIRDLRICPSNGSLALFASLGKLSVLSLESNNIILSYNLPAAAWSCSWDLNSSHYIYAGLQNGSLLVFDMRQTDGPVISLNGRSHHPVHTVHSLLHSSTLTSGVRSVLSASSIGLSRWNFDGSEKGPFLVPESVNQGVCISLSYSPSSDDIVASYRPKVEMQNEMAISQPSIMHSQVIGQGVQGSHVHYKEVGSNCFQKLGSACANVNESRIPIRSAILDIENQGRMFASGDEVTRELILQELPSFTVLQHLNTQKRPIRDMKYTHAISQGLLSCLSEDTLHLFGTKLS